The Glutamicibacter mishrai DNA window CAAAGAGTGCAGCATCATCTTCTATAGTTTTTGCCCGGCTAATGAAGTTCGCAAGATCACTTACGGAATTAGCATCGTCAAAAATCAGTACATCGCTCGCCATGGATTAATGTTCTCACGCTCTGACAATGTGACGTTGTGGAATTAGCTGATGGCGTGATGTTTGCTCGAAAACTCGTATAGATTACCTATGAGCGGAGAAATCACTCGAAAATATTACTTTCAAGTAATATTGGTTTTGGTTCTACCCCACAGCACTTCAAGGAGTTTAAACCGTGACCGGAGACCTTGGCACCACCCAGATATTGCTTGATCTTCTCGCGCTAGACGGCGACAACGAGGCTCGTACCGACGAAGACATTTTTGTTGGACAGACGCCCACGCAGAATCGCAATCGAGTATTCGGAGGCCAGGTACTGGCTCAATCGATCATGGCAGCTACGCGCACGGTCGATGAAGCACGTGTCGTGCACTCCTTGCACGGCTATTTCTTGCGCCCCGGGGACCCTAACCAGAACATCACTTTTGGCGTACAACGCCTCCGGGACGGTCGATCCTTCTCGGCACGCCGGGTTCACGCCTACCAGAACGGCGAACCAATCCTCTCGATGATCGCTTCTTTCCAGGAACCCTCGGAAGGACTGGAGCATCATGATCCGATGCCGATCGAAGCCCCGGATCCCGAGTCGCTTCCAACTACAGCGGATCTCGTCGGGCACCTGAATCATCCAGTCGCCAAGGAGTGGGCTTTCGAACGTCCCTTCGACGTCCGCCACGTAACTGAGCCGATCTATCTTGCCGGCGACAAAAACCAGGTAGCAGATAGCGCTGTTTGGCTCCGCACAACCTCGGCAATGCCAGACGATCTAGCATTGCATCGCGCGGCGTTGGCCTACGCCAGCGACTACGTCTTATTAGAGCCCATATTGCGTGCTCATGGTTTAGCTTGGGTGCACCCAGGACTGAGCATCGCCAGCCTTGATCACGCCATGTGGTGGCACCAGGACTTCAGGGTCGACCAGTGGCTGCTCTATGTCCTCCACTCCCCTTCCGCGTCTTCAGCACGCGGCTTGGGAACAGGCCAGTTCTTTAATCGCGACGGACAGCTTGTGGCAACCGTCGCCCAAGAGGGCATGATCCGATTGCCGGAATTCGGCAAGAAATAGCGTCCCCGGAAATTTTTGCTGACCTTATCAGCTAAATTTCCAGCTCGATGGGTTCCGCTGGAACAGATACACATGTCAGTATCTGCCCAGCGGAAACCGAAGCGCTGGGTTCCATCGGGTAGCTCACGCTGCCCTTGAGTAACCTGACGGAACACTGGCCACATGTTCCGGCCCGGCAAAGGCTTGGCGCATCTACGCCTGCGGATTCGAGTGCCTCCAACAGAACTCCATCCTCTGGCTTCCAGGTAAATTCGGTTCCAGATTCTCGGCAACTGACTCCTGTGGCAGGGAATTCCTTGAAAAGCTTCGAAAGGTCAGTTTGCGGAGAGGCGAACATCTCACTATGGATATTCTCGGGCGGTATTCCTAGCGCAACGCACAAGTCATTAACTGACCGGGTGAATCCTTCAGGTCCGCAAATAACGACGCTGTCACAGGCCTCGACAACGCTGGCGATTTCCTCGCGGGTCGGACGCCTGATAGAACTGTCGAAATGATGACGCACTACCTTGGCGCTGAGCGGTTCCGAAACTTGCACCGCTCGATCGCTCAGTTCGCTCGGCAGGCCTCGTTCAACATGCAGCATGTGAAGCTCGTCAACAAGCGACGCATTTTCGGTGTCGCGAAGCAACCCGAGCACCGGGGTGATTCCAATACCCGCGGTGACGAACGCGGTTTTCCGACGCAGAACATTCGCTGCGGTAGTCGTCCCATATGGTCCGGACACCAAGAGCTCATCCCCCGCGCGTAGCTTTGCTAATCGCTGAGAGACAGCACCTTGTAGCCTCACCGCAATTTTCACTGCTCCGTTTGCCACGGAGGTGATCGTGTAGTTGCGCCACAAAGGATCAGCGAAATGAACGCGTAGGTATTTCCCAGCTTCATCGTGGTCGCTAAACCAATTGAACGGATCGCTGAGGGTGAGCTCTACGATTTCTGAACGATGATGAACAGCATCCAGTACGGTGGCAAACCGCGGAGAACGCTTGGAGGGAACGAGGTGCTTTTCGTCGGCGCTCATATTCTCAACCTCGATGCTGGACCCAACATCCAAGGTTCCAGAAGTAAGAACAGTGCCGTAGATGCCGCAGTGCAAGTGCCCAAAGTGTGTTGCCAATAATCGAGGTCCATTTGCATCAACCTCGGTGGTTTCTGGATTGACCGAGGTGGCTGAGCACCGTTCGATGGATTTCGTGATAGCGATTTTCACGTCGCCTATCCGCAAGATTTTGCCGATCAAGCCGAACTCGGCAAATGCCGGCAGACCTTCGAGAAGGATGTTGCCACGATACCGGCGTGGATCGAGGTCAATTTTCCCTGCGTTGGAAAGTTGCTTGACCGTATTTGGATTGATTAGTGAAATCCCGGACAGTTTGGAATCAAACATGCCCCGTGGTGTTGAGACCACTTGACGTGGGTGCGATCCTTGCGTTGGCAGGTGCGCGGACAGATATTCTCGCAACTCGATGCGGCCATCCGGATGCGACGAGTCGAAGGTCAGCGAATTGTTCGACGGCGTGCCAGGAGCCGATACGGTAATCATGGGTGGCTCTGACTTCACAGACCACTTTTGCAAGCTCTTGTCGTTCTTCAGGATGGTGAAGCTCAGGCAGCTGCTCCATTCACCGTCGGAGACATCAACCGTGCCATTGGAAAAAGCCACACTTCGATCACCAAGCAGTCCGCCATCTTCGTGCACCGGCACTGACTCGATTGATTCTCCAGGCAAGCCTTTGACGGGGAAACGGAACAACTGATCGATTCTCATATTCCAAGTCTAATTATCAATGCCTACCGCAAACGACAAGATGAACGACAAGGTCTGGATTCTTTTATAACTAATCAGAAGGCCTATTCACTATATTCGTCTGAGTCAAGGCGCCTCGCCCCTGCGCCCTGTTGAGAGAGCTGGTCATCAGGATTCAGAAGGTTGCACGCCTGCATCGACAGGCAGCCACAACCGATGCACCCCATGAGGCGATCTTCCAGTTCTTCAATTGCTCGTCGTCGCGCTTCAAGGACGAGCTTCCAGTGAGCGGTGGCTCGAACCCAATCTTCCTCGGACGGCAGTCGATCCATCGGAACGGGGGCAAGCGCCTCCTTGATATCGCTAAGTGCAATGCCCAATTGCCTGCCCACGGTGATCAACGAAATTCGACGTAGCAAGTGCCTAGGATAGCGACGCTGATTTCCTGAAGTTCGCAGGGAAGTTATGAGTCCAAGCTCTTCATAGTAGTGAAGCGCAGAACGTGCGACGCCTGTGCGCTCGCTGACCTGGCCAATGGATAGGAGTTCCTCAGCAGGTTGCTCCTGTGGCTCTTCGGTGCCGTTCGATATGCGAATCATCACTTGCCCTCTACTTGACCTCAAGTTCGCTTGAGGTCTTAGTGTTGAGGTTATCAGTATCGTTGGTGAGAACATAAGACACTCTCACATCACCTGCTGAACAGCGAATTTCTGTTCGGCTTGAAGGAGCTATTGGATGAGCCAGTTGTCAGATGATTTTCGCACCGCGTTTCGTCATCATCCAGCCGGAGTAGCACTCGTTACCGCGACTGTAGACGGATTGCCCTACGGATTGACGATTTCATCTTTGGCTTCCTTATCAATTGATCCCGTGGCGGTCTCGTTTTCACTCGCCAAGGAGTCAGGTGCCGCAGGAGCCGTATTAGCAGCTCCAAGTTTCATCATTCATATGCTCGCTGAAGAGCATGAAGATCTGGCCAACAATTTCGCTCGGCCAGGTGCGCCACGATTCACTTCGGACCAGAATTTTCAGTTCCTTCCCACCGGCGAGCCCTACTTCTCCGATGCCCCCATTGCTTTTAGATCCACCATTCATTCATCTATCAGTGTGGGAGGCTCTCGTCTGATCGCGGCCGAAGTCCACGAGATTCTTCGAGGTTCCCCGCAGCAGCATCTTTTACACCAGAATCGGCAATACGTCAGACTTTCGAGCTTTCTGGCACCAACGTATCAAGATTGACTCTTCAGATTCGAATAGTCCTTAAAACAGCGATGGCCGCCAAAAATGGCGGCCATCGCTGTATCATCTCCTAGTCGCGAGTCAGGCGACGGTGGGTAACACGATGCGGCTTCGCAGCATCGACGCCCAGGCGTTCGACCTTGTTCGCTTCGTAGGACTCGAAGTTACCCTCGAACCAGTACCAGCTCGATGGATTTTCCTCGGTGCCCTCATAGGCAAGGATGTGGGTAGCTACTCGGTCCAGGAACCAGCGGTCGTGAGAGACAACGACAGCGCAACCCGGGAAATCAAGCAACGCGTTTTCCAGCGAAGACAGGGTTTCAACGTCCAAGTCGTTAGTAGGCTCATCGAGAAGCAACAGGTTGCCGCCCTGCTTCAACGTCAACGCCAAGTTCAAGCGGTTACGCTCACCACCGGAGAGCACGCCGGCCTTCTTCTGCTGGTCTGGTCCCTTGAACCCGAACGCGGAGACATAAGCTCGCGAAGGCATCTCGACCTGGCCGACGTTGATGTAGTCAAGTCCGTCAGAAACAACTTCCCACAATGACTTGTTTGGGTCGATATTTTCACGGTTCTGGTCGACATAGGAAATCTTGACGGTTTCGCCGATCTTCAGCGAGCCACCGTCGAGTTCTTCCATGCCGACGATGGTCTTGAATAACGTCGACTTACCAACACCGTTAGGGCCGATGACACCGACGATGCCGTTGCGTGGCAACGAGAATGACAGTCCGTCAATCAGTACGCGATCGCCGAAGCCCTTCTTCAAGTCGTTAGCCTCGATGACGACCTGACCCAAACGTGGGCCTGGCGGAATCTGAATCTCTTCGAAGTCCAGCTTGCGAGTGCGCTCTGCTTCTGCAGCCATTTCTTCGTATCGGGCCAGACGGGCCTTGGACTTGGTCTGGCGACCCTTGGCGTTAGAACGAACCCACTCGAGTTCTTCAGCCAGTCGCTTAGCGAGCTTCTGGTCCTTCTTGCCCTGAACCTCCATACGTTCGCGCTTCTTCTCCAGGTAGGTGGAGTAGTTGCCTTCGTATGGGTGCAGACGACCACGGTCAACTTCACAGATCCATTCGGCGACATGGTCCAGGAAGTAGCGATCGTGGGTGACAGCGAGGACGGCGCCCGGGTAAGCAGCAAGGTGCTGTTCCAGCCAAAGTACCGATTCTGCGTCCAAGTGGTTAGTTGGTTCGTCCAAAAGCAGCAAATCCGGCTTCTGGAGCAACAACTTGCACAGGGCTACACGACGACGCTCACCACCGGAGAGGTGCGTGACCATCTCGTCGCCTGGTGGGCAACGAAGAGCGTCCATAGCCTGTTCGAGCTGATTGTCGATGTCCCAAGCGTCGGCCGCATCGATTGCTTCCTGAAGCTTGCCCATCTCTTCGAGCAACGCATCGAAGTCGGCGCCTTCTTGGGCCATTTCTTCTGAAATCTCGTTAAAGCGAGTGATCTTCTCGTAGATCTCGCCAACACCTTCCTGGACATTGCCCAGAACGGTCTTTTCTTCGTTAAGTGGTGGCTCCTGCATCAGGATG harbors:
- a CDS encoding acyl-CoA thioesterase; its protein translation is MTGDLGTTQILLDLLALDGDNEARTDEDIFVGQTPTQNRNRVFGGQVLAQSIMAATRTVDEARVVHSLHGYFLRPGDPNQNITFGVQRLRDGRSFSARRVHAYQNGEPILSMIASFQEPSEGLEHHDPMPIEAPDPESLPTTADLVGHLNHPVAKEWAFERPFDVRHVTEPIYLAGDKNQVADSAVWLRTTSAMPDDLALHRAALAYASDYVLLEPILRAHGLAWVHPGLSIASLDHAMWWHQDFRVDQWLLYVLHSPSASSARGLGTGQFFNRDGQLVATVAQEGMIRLPEFGKK
- a CDS encoding 2Fe-2S iron-sulfur cluster-binding protein, with translation MRIDQLFRFPVKGLPGESIESVPVHEDGGLLGDRSVAFSNGTVDVSDGEWSSCLSFTILKNDKSLQKWSVKSEPPMITVSAPGTPSNNSLTFDSSHPDGRIELREYLSAHLPTQGSHPRQVVSTPRGMFDSKLSGISLINPNTVKQLSNAGKIDLDPRRYRGNILLEGLPAFAEFGLIGKILRIGDVKIAITKSIERCSATSVNPETTEVDANGPRLLATHFGHLHCGIYGTVLTSGTLDVGSSIEVENMSADEKHLVPSKRSPRFATVLDAVHHRSEIVELTLSDPFNWFSDHDEAGKYLRVHFADPLWRNYTITSVANGAVKIAVRLQGAVSQRLAKLRAGDELLVSGPYGTTTAANVLRRKTAFVTAGIGITPVLGLLRDTENASLVDELHMLHVERGLPSELSDRAVQVSEPLSAKVVRHHFDSSIRRPTREEIASVVEACDSVVICGPEGFTRSVNDLCVALGIPPENIHSEMFASPQTDLSKLFKEFPATGVSCRESGTEFTWKPEDGVLLEALESAGVDAPSLCRAGTCGQCSVRLLKGSVSYPMEPSASVSAGQILTCVSVPAEPIELEI
- the soxR gene encoding redox-sensitive transcriptional activator SoxR, whose product is MIRISNGTEEPQEQPAEELLSIGQVSERTGVARSALHYYEELGLITSLRTSGNQRRYPRHLLRRISLITVGRQLGIALSDIKEALAPVPMDRLPSEEDWVRATAHWKLVLEARRRAIEELEDRLMGCIGCGCLSMQACNLLNPDDQLSQQGAGARRLDSDEYSE
- a CDS encoding flavin reductase family protein — encoded protein: MSQLSDDFRTAFRHHPAGVALVTATVDGLPYGLTISSLASLSIDPVAVSFSLAKESGAAGAVLAAPSFIIHMLAEEHEDLANNFARPGAPRFTSDQNFQFLPTGEPYFSDAPIAFRSTIHSSISVGGSRLIAAEVHEILRGSPQQHLLHQNRQYVRLSSFLAPTYQD
- the ettA gene encoding energy-dependent translational throttle protein EttA, whose translation is MAEFIYTMTKARKAVGDKVILDNVSMSFFPGAKIGVVGPNGAGKSTILKIMAGLDTPSNGEARLSPGYSVGILMQEPPLNEEKTVLGNVQEGVGEIYEKITRFNEISEEMAQEGADFDALLEEMGKLQEAIDAADAWDIDNQLEQAMDALRCPPGDEMVTHLSGGERRRVALCKLLLQKPDLLLLDEPTNHLDAESVLWLEQHLAAYPGAVLAVTHDRYFLDHVAEWICEVDRGRLHPYEGNYSTYLEKKRERMEVQGKKDQKLAKRLAEELEWVRSNAKGRQTKSKARLARYEEMAAEAERTRKLDFEEIQIPPGPRLGQVVIEANDLKKGFGDRVLIDGLSFSLPRNGIVGVIGPNGVGKSTLFKTIVGMEELDGGSLKIGETVKISYVDQNRENIDPNKSLWEVVSDGLDYINVGQVEMPSRAYVSAFGFKGPDQQKKAGVLSGGERNRLNLALTLKQGGNLLLLDEPTNDLDVETLSSLENALLDFPGCAVVVSHDRWFLDRVATHILAYEGTEENPSSWYWFEGNFESYEANKVERLGVDAAKPHRVTHRRLTRD